tttcagtgaattttctgtatttcctagATTTTCAGCAATGACTATTTGCttttataacaagaaaaaaataaaaacaagaataaccTACTGGCCTCTTGGCAAGTCTCTCCTGGAGTTTAAATCTAATTGCCTTTTGCCTTCTGCCTCCCACCGGCCTCTTTCTCAAAGACCATCCTCCAAAATGCTGGGCTCTGTCCCTGATGAATAAAGCCAGACAAAGGTAGTAACCCCAGGGGGTCATCTGGGAGTCCTGCCAGGCAGAGAGTGAGGCCTGGCCAACTTCCTGTTCAAAGAAGGAAGGGATACAAGATACTGCTTTGACATTTCCAAGATGCAGTTAGCATACTTGTTGTCTTCTGGCTCTTTGATTTggggacaagtcacttaactctTTGAGTGGTGGTTCTTCACTTGTAAAATTAGCAGCAGGTTATCCCTAATATTTGTAGGATGCTTATTGTGTGCCAGTCACCGCTCCAGGCATTTTGTATGCATTGACTTAATCCCCTCAGTAACCCTGTGAGGCAGATGTATCATTGTTAACCACTTTATAGATGCAGAAACTGGGACACAGAAGGGTCTTAAGTAACTCGCTCAAGTTTGCAGCAGAAATGGAAGAGTCAGAATTTAAACTAAGTAATCTGTCTGAGCAGCTCAAATTCTCATTTGAGATGTCATGAGAATCAGGAGGCAAAGTGTTCCATAAACTGCAAAGGGCAGTCAGTACACATTGTAGAAATGCAACCTACTGCATTTTTGGCATGAGGGAACCCCCAAGCAACAAAGCAATTGGCAACAGCAGTGACGGGCTGAACCCCCAGGCCCAGTCGGGGAGAACACATCTAGAGCATGACCCGGGAGGGCACAATTTAACCTGCGTTAAGCTGGTAGGCCTCCTGAGTTATCAGTGGTCTGTCTATTCCCAGTACTCTCTCCCCTCATCCTTTTTCCTAAATGTAATCAAGTTGGAACAATCTTCAGAACTTGACTCTCTGAGAAAGAGAAAGCCATCTGCATGATGTCACAAGGCCTCTGCAAAATTTGTGGTTAGTCTGGTACCAGGAGGTTCAGAAGCTTCAGGCAAGAGGAATTTTGAGATGCTGCAGAAGCTGCTCTAGATGACAGAGAAAACCTCATCATTGAGGATTGTCTATAGACTTTGTCATTTTGTTTCAGATTTCAAAATGAAGCTAATTGGACAGAAGAAATCATCACATACTTATGAGAATTTATTATCATGCACACCTTGCTGCTGAACATGCTGGCCTATGAATGTGTACACTCTGCCTCGGGCCCAGAGACATTACCAGGCCCCCTTTGGACCTCAGTCCAGCAACCACAGCCCTAGACATGACTCTAGACTCAGCAAATTTGTATTTATGCCCAGACCATGCATGTACTATTTCTCAAAATGATCTACCTACACATGCCCAATGGTATGAAGGAGAATGAGCTGGAGGAAAATATGTCATTCCTGAGGTCTCTCCagggtcattttattttttcacatttattttttaaaaatatatttatttttaattggaggataattgctttacaatattgtgttagcttctgccatacatcaacatgcatcagccatagatatacatatgttccctccctcttgagcctccctccagtGCCATTTTTGAGTACCTTGAAGTAAATGGTGTTGACTAGCACCAGGACAGTGAACTCATTGATGCCTTGCGGGGGGATGACATCAGTGATACGCCCTTCAGTCTTATTGGATATCCATTGGTTGATAGTCAATCTGGACTGCTCTGCATTTCCCTGAGGAGAACAGGAAACAAACCTACCCAACTGTACTATTCAATCGGCTTCTCCATCTCCCCATGCAGAATTTTATTTTGTCCATCTTCCCTCCACTCTTTTCCACCATTTTGTTAAACCAATCACTCTAATCCAGATTGGAGAAACCACACATATCCAGCATACTGTCGTGGATCTTCCATAGAGTTAATAAATAttaacagaagaaagagaaagaaaggaaagaaaaagaggaagaaataaagaaacagaagaagagaaaaactgtctggaaaaaaaaaacaaaatactatcTTCTTTGACTTTGGAAACCTGAACTCTTATGAGTATTCATGAGATGTGCCCTCTGGGAAGCTAAGGAttgatgcaggaggtgcaagggGCACAGGAGAGATGCCCATGTGAtccaaaaagtttgagaaataccttttgaataaaatcagtaaaaataaaaataaataaaaataaaatcagtagaCTTCTTTGttgcaggacttttttttttaactttttaagtaagtctgtttattgaaaagatttgaaaatagtAATAAGGCTTTCAACATTTAACAAACTTTCAAGGTAGTAATAATATGAGACATTAAGAATTTACTTCAAAAACCCAAAGTTTCCTAGGTCATTCCCTGTCATGCTGTAGAAGTAGGCCTACACTTGCTCTGTTGTGTGAACTAGTGACTGTGTTCTGAATGCCACTGTTGCaggatttttataactttttcagAGAAACTGCTGCAACCCATAGATAGCACTGATTTCTCAGGTTTCAAATAAGAATATATATCTCAGGGGCTCTGACTTAAAAcacctcttcctgccttcaactaGCATAGCAGTGTTCATTAGGATCCTGCTTCCTTGTCTCTTTAACTTCTGAGTGGAGAGGAAGAACTCTGAGGTCTGGGATAACATCTGGGGCTCACCTTGAAGTCCAGGGGCTGGAGCTTGGCCCCATATACCACCTCACTGATGTCCTGGTAGGTCTCATTGAATGTGATGGATTTGTCTCCAAAAAGACGGTTGGCTGATACCAACTCAGAGGATTTATTGGCTTTTCGATAGAGTCGGCAGTTCAGTTTGGCAAAGAAAAAGTGGATCTGATCAGATGTCTTCTCAGAGATGGTATCAAACTTAAAAACCTGTAGAAGCCAAAAGAAAACAGTGGTGGGTCTGGTGGGACAGCCTGGCTCACATGGTCAGTGAGCATCATGCCAGTCAGCCCCTGACCAATAGTCAtcaaacacagtgcctggcacagcatAAACATTCAACTCACACTTTCTAaaggaataaatggaaaaaagaagaaaggggggcttccctgctggtctagtggttaagaatctgcccactaatgcagagacatgtgtttgatccctggtctaggaagattccaaaTCCCATGGGTtagctaagcccatgcgccacaactactgagcctgtgtgctgcaactactgaagcctgcgagcgctagagcccatgctctgcaacaagacaaatcgccacaatgagaagcccgagcaccacaacggAAAAGTATCACCCTCTCtgggcaactagagaaaaacccatgcagcaacaaatgaataaatagataatttgttcttaaaaaaaaaaaggggtgtggtaggaaggagagagagaaaaagaaacacaaagagcCGGGAATACTCAGAAGGGCTTTGAGTTGTACCTCCATCAACTGCTTGAGTGTGTTGTCACAGGCACCCAGCTTGGTCATAGCAAAAGCTGTGGAGATACTCAGGGGTGACAGGAAAATATTGTCATTGTTATTCTTGGAGTCTGCCAGATGCTGATAGAAGACAGTGGCAAAGTGGGAATTGGCCTTGGACAGTTCCCAGACCCGCCGGTTGGTGGCCCCGGGGATCTTCTGCCCTGAGCCCTCGCCCTCAGTCGCCTTCTTCTCTGGGGAACGGTAAATACACATGGGATTCACAGGAATGTCCCGAGGCTTGGCTGTGCAGATATCCTCCACAGGTTTCCGATGACAGGTCACATAGCCCCAGAAGCCAATAAGCAGCAAAGGGAGAAGACATATGCTCCTATAGGGGGACAGAAAGCTGAGTTAAGCTAGGCTGAAAAATCCCCTCCCCACTGTCCACCACAGATTTACCCTAGTAGATCATAGACTACCAGCCCACACTGTGGGGCCAGAAGGAGGGCCAACACCTTTGCAAAGTACAAGGGCCCAGGACAAGTTCAATCCTGGACTCCTTATCCTGGACATAGTCCTGTTGAAATTAGAGCCAACTGTTGGAGTAACGATGTTATTAGAAGTCTTGCGTGCTCAAGGCCTCATgctggaagaaataaagaatgcgAAGCTTCGAACTGGTGAACTGGACCATGCACAGATGAAAAAAGGTGGGGAATTTTAGTGCCCAGTGAAAACTTAGGTCAATTGGTGGAGTCATTAACAGAAGCTATTTAGGGAAGGGATTTTAACCTGGAGGTTAAAGGACTGGGAAGACTTTGATTGACAGCAACACCAGATGGCTAAGAAGGAATGCCTGGGCAAAACTACAATCTATGTGCTGAAAACTCTGAAATCTCTAGCTCCAGTCCTAATCTTTCCACTGAGTTCTAGACCAGTTGTTTGCTGGACAATTCCACCTAGATGTCCTATTGATCCCTTAGTGAAATACAAGTaaactgaacttgtgtctctcaCCCATATACCTGCTTCTCCTTCTGTGTCCCCCAACTCAGCAAATGGGACCTTCAGATACCCTGTCATCCAATCTAGAGACCTGAGAGCCATCCAggatttctccctctctcccttctcagTAGTCAGACCCTGGATTCTATGCATTCTGTTTTCTTGTTCTCTCGCTGCCTTAGCTCAGGTCCTCATCATTTTCTGATGCCCGGAAATTTTAGTAACTTCCAGTGTGTTCACTAAAGTAAATAATACTAGTctcactttcaaaaaaaaagatatcaaaaaagaTATCATGAAATTGACAAATTAGAAAAATTGGGACACCCAGTTAAGTAAACAAAGTGATAAACTCTATTATAGTGTTTTTATAGATAAGACATGAGGGGCCAGACGCTTCCTCTGGTTGACTTGGGGCCCTAGGCCTACAGAAGGGAGTCTGTACATGGGTACTGACTCTTCACAATCTTCCCTCAGCAGAAAAAGACAAGACATGCAGGTAGTGTAGACAGGACTCGTCAGAGTGGTCTTTCAGGCAAGTGTGGGGCTGGCTGGAAGCTGGGGCAGCTGAGGGGTACTTGGTTTCTTGCATGATCTGAAGTCAAccctgaagtcttttttttttttttttctgaagtcttTTTAAGAACAGAGGCACTGCGTGGGAGAGCAGAGGTGCTGAGGGAGCTGCGGAAGACAGGgtgaggaagcagagaaagaTTTGCCATTCATCTCCCCAGCTGTCTTGTCTCTGTTTCCCACATTGTCCCTCAGCTACCTTTAGAAATACAAGTGGAGGCTGAGGGGCCCTGGGAGCTCTATTAAGCACAAAGAAAAACCAAGGTGATCAAGCTAGAGCCTCACTTTTAGCTtcctgtaaaaaacaaaacaaaacagatcaaGGAAGGAATGTGTATGATGTTAAGGGATGTGGTCCTTTGTCAAAGGTCACTGAGACCTTGGGAGGGAGTAGGGGTTGTGACAGAAAAGCGGGGGGCAGGGCGGAATTGGGTGgaaggaggagcaaaaagcgagTTAGGAGGTCCTCATGCATTACATTCTCCCTCTTTCCAGATATATGGCAGGCCCAGCGCTTCCCCTTGGAGTGTCTCCTGGGCTGCTGTGAGGGCTGTGGCGGAGCAGCGTCTCTTCTGAGGGAAGACATCCCCCTTGTTTCTTGGGTTGGGAATCCAAGGTGTGGCTTAGGGAAAGGCCTTATCCTAAGAACTGAGCCGGAGGGAGGGTACTCAGGACGATGTCTTCCAAACGAGTCTGATTATAACTACCAGGGAGAGAGGGCCAGGTCTTCTTGAAGGTGTTGAGGTCATCCTGGAGAGTCAGAGGTCAGGAAACCCAGTGAGGGCATGCAGAGGGAAAGCCTACCCCTCTTACCTTTTTCCAGTGGTGACGTTTCCTATCCCATTGGAAATCATGGTCGCTAACCTTCCACAGGTCTGAGAGAGTGGAGATAGTGTGGTCTGAGGCAATCCCTCTGGACTGGTTCTTTCCTCTACATCTGACTGGGGTTCCAGAGGCTAGGGTGGGGGATGGAACTGGTGAGGAGGGGAGGCCTGAGGTCAAAGGCTGATGACCAGCTCCCAGGGTTAAGCAAAGTGTGGAGCCCAGTGTTGGTTAATTAGTAGAGAAGTTTTAAAGttcagtcagaaaaagaaataaataaataaagttcagtCAGGTCCAGAGAAAGAGGCCCACATTTCTTACTCTCTTCAtctttatagaaaaggaaaaggaggacatGTTCACAAAACTTCATCAGAAAATACCTGACAGATGAGAACTCTGTctgcaggaattttttttttcctggttaacCAAACCAGGAAGTAGAAAATAGTACATattctatataaataaaatagtattactgtataagccaccagggaagtcccaagaatactggttgccattcctttctccaggggatcttcctgacccggggattgaacccaggtctccagcattggaggcagattctttaccatctgagccaccagggaagcccagtatataaCTAGCCAAGTTGAATGGCCAGAAAATTCTAGCTTTCTACCTCTCAGTGCAATGCCCTCTTTCTCATAGCTTTTTGAGACCAGAATAAAAGAGAGCTGATGTTATCTAATCagaggggagagaagagaaatattttgaaacaggCGCTACCTTCAGGCCTCTGAGAGACCATGTGTCTGTGACCCAGACAGGTTACACCTTTGTGTAAAATGGCCTCATTCCCCATTCAGCCTTGAAGTGGTTGAGAGGGACACAATAGCAGGGGCCTCAGGGTGCCGCCACAGACATTTCTTAAAGTGGAGGAGCTGGGTGAGGAATACTTGGAAAAATTCTATTGGGGGATTAGGAGACAGTGTGGGACAGGTGAAAAACAAGCTTGCAACTGCTGAAATACTtctaaaaagcaaacagaatgaattatatttatgcatattgttaattttacttattttagtaATTGGGGAGATCAAGTCAAATTAGTGGAGATAAAGGGTAAGGTTTATATTTATTTCCCTCTTCCCAGATAAGCCAAAAACAGTATCACAAGGATTGCTACAACTGTATTCAAAGGATATAAGCCACCTTCAGTGTGATTGAAGACTGGTATTAAGTTGGTATTGTCATAGGCATTCTAAAGCGTTCTCTATTCATTAGACAGGAGAAGCCTCTACCTAGACTGAAGTTgtgtctaatttattttttaacttttttggccacaccctgtggcatgtgaTCTTAGTTCAGGACTCAGGATtgaacttgcaccccctgcattggaaggcagagtctatTCCCTAGAAGACTGGGGAAATCCCTGTGTCTAAGTTCTTGGCTGATTTAGACCCTGGACACTATGAAGGCCTCTGTGTATGGTATAAATGGTTACAAGGAACAGTCCTAAAAAGCCAGAATGGTCAGAGTCTCTTGTCACTCCAGATTAAAGGCAATTGGAAAGTCTCCTATTCAACCACTTGTGTTCAGCAAACATAGGAGCACTACCTAGACAGCAGGCACTGTTGTCGAGGCTGGGAGCTCCAGTCAGGAAGACATGCGGTGATCACATAAAGAAccaacatataaaaaataaacctgggacttcccttccagtggctaagactccgtgctcccaatgcagggggcctgggttcaatccctggtcagggaactagatcccacatgccgcaactaaagatttagcatgctgcaacaaagaccatgcacagctaaataaaataaacttaaaaataatataaaacctGTAACATgttgtatgtgcttagttgctcagtcatgtctgactctttgcaaccccattgactgtggctcctctgtccatgggaattcttcaggaaagaatatggattgggttgccatgccctcctccaggggatcttcccaacccagggatcaaacccaggtctcccacattgctggcagattctttaccatctgagctaccagggaagcccatgttaggtGTTAATAAGGGTTACAGAGGAAAATACAACAGGGCAAGGTAGTAGAAAGTGACGAGAGGAGATAGGGACATTATTGTTATAGAACGGGTGGTAGGAAAGTCCTCCCTAATGAACTGACATTAACGAACCAGAATGAAGTGGGGGGGAGGAGATGGGCGGGGTGAGGAACCACATAGTACTTTCAGGAAAAGCTTTCCACATAGAAGAAACAGGAGATAACAAACATCGTGAGGTAGAATATGTGGTTCAGACCTATTGTTCCAGCTTGTAGAAGTTGTGAGACTTGTGCCTtggaggaaggcagaggaagagatggagcaCAAGGGGTGAAGGAGGTCTGGAGAACATCTGTGGGAAAAGAGATGAGGATGCAGATAGTGAAGAACTATACATCAGCAACTGGGTTTaatatgttcattcattcattgagtcATATGCTCATTTAATTAACATGTGTTTAATAAATGCCTATAGGTACCAGGTATGATTGGTGCTGGGCCTGGGGCTATGAGATGACTTTGCTCTCCAGGAGCTCCTTGCTTCACAGTAGACGCCAGACACGATGATAAACATGCCCATCAATGCTACTGGTCATCTGACTAAAGCTGGGCAGGAGAGGGTAGGATCAGGAGGTGATAATATAGTGTAAGAAATTTTCAAGACTAAGATAcaaagtctttttattttaaaataattctaaagtaACAAAAAAGTTGCAAAAGTAATACAAAATATTCTTGTATATCCTTTACCCAGATTTCCCAAATTTTCACACTGTTCTCATCTTACATTTGCTTTCTGTTGTTTCTCATACCTCTCTCTTCCTCACTCTCTCTGACTCCCCATCTCTATATTTTctgtattgttttaaaataatttgcagaTGTAAGTGCCCTTTTACCCTTATGCAGAGTGAGGTTCCTAAAAACAAGAACATCTCTTTATAATGTCACAGTATAAAAGACACAAGATTGACAGTAATATAGTACCATTTTCAAATCCATAAATCTTATTCTAAATTTGCCAAATGTCCCACTGATATTCTATATTCTTTATAGCAAGTGGTTCTCAAAATTTTGGGTCTTAGGATCTCTTTTTAGTCTTGCTAAATTACATTTaaacataattatttatataatacatacataaaataattttaacttcaTGCATACACTGAAAGCTTTTCATGGGGGAACTGCCAGGATCACACTTTGGGAAACATTAATTTTTAGGCCCTGAAAGTCcctgccccaccaccaccacttccaGGTCCAGGGTCACACACTGCATTTAACTGTCATGTTTCTTTGGTCTCCTCTAGTTTGGAACAGTTGctctcttttctttgtctttcatgactatggaattttttaaagagtacGGGCCAGTTATTTTTGAAGAATGTCTTTCAATTTGAGTATATCTGAGGTTTCTTCAGGATTTGATTCAAGTTACACTTTTATTTTTGGTAGGAATACTAAAGAAATAATATTGCGTCATTCTCAGTGCATCATATCAGGAGGCATGAGTTATCA
The sequence above is drawn from the Dama dama isolate Ldn47 chromosome 14, ASM3311817v1, whole genome shotgun sequence genome and encodes:
- the SERPINC1 gene encoding antithrombin-III isoform X1 yields the protein MQGRFNLAWLSSKSFPETVALKPLEPQSDVEERTSPEGLPQTTLSPLSQTCGRLATMISNGIGNVTTGKRSICLLPLLLIGFWGYVTCHRKPVEDICTAKPRDIPVNPMCIYRSPEKKATEGEGSGQKIPGATNRRVWELSKANSHFATVFYQHLADSKNNNDNIFLSPLSISTAFAMTKLGACDNTLKQLMEVFKFDTISEKTSDQIHFFFAKLNCRLYRKANKSSELVSANRLFGDKSITFNETYQDISEVVYGAKLQPLDFKGNAEQSRLTINQWISNKTEGRITDVIPPQGINEFTVLVLVNTIYFKGLWKSKFSPENTKEELFYKADGESCSVPMMYQEGKFHYRRVAEGTQVLELPFKGDDITMVLILPKPEKTLAKVEQELTPDMLQEWLDELAETLLVVHMPRFRIEDSFSVKERLEDMGLEDLFSPEKSRLPGIVAEGRNDLYVSDAFHKAFLEVNEEGSEAAASTVISITGRSLNSNRVTFKANRPFLVLIREVALNTIIFMGRVANPCVN
- the SERPINC1 gene encoding antithrombin-III isoform X2 → MISNGIGNVTTGKRSICLLPLLLIGFWGYVTCHRKPVEDICTAKPRDIPVNPMCIYRSPEKKATEGEGSGQKIPGATNRRVWELSKANSHFATVFYQHLADSKNNNDNIFLSPLSISTAFAMTKLGACDNTLKQLMEVFKFDTISEKTSDQIHFFFAKLNCRLYRKANKSSELVSANRLFGDKSITFNETYQDISEVVYGAKLQPLDFKGNAEQSRLTINQWISNKTEGRITDVIPPQGINEFTVLVLVNTIYFKGLWKSKFSPENTKEELFYKADGESCSVPMMYQEGKFHYRRVAEGTQVLELPFKGDDITMVLILPKPEKTLAKVEQELTPDMLQEWLDELAETLLVVHMPRFRIEDSFSVKERLEDMGLEDLFSPEKSRLPGIVAEGRNDLYVSDAFHKAFLEVNEEGSEAAASTVISITGRSLNSNRVTFKANRPFLVLIREVALNTIIFMGRVANPCVN